From Streptomyces sp. HUAS MG91, the proteins below share one genomic window:
- the fusA gene encoding elongation factor G — translation MATTSLDLAKVRNIGIMAHIDAGKTTTTERILFYTGVSYKIGEVHDGAATMDWMEQEQERGITITSAATTCHWPLENDDYTINIIDTPGHVDFTVEVERSLRVLDGAVTVFDGVAGVEPQSETVWRQADRYGVPRICFVNKLDRTGAEFHRCVDMIVDRLGATPLVMQLPIGAEADFQGVVDLVTMKAFVWSAEAAKGEAYDIVDIPATHTEAAEEYRGKLLEAVAENDEEMMELYLEGNEPTVEQLYAAIRRITIASGKGGDTTVTPVFCGTAFKNKGVQPLLDAVVRYLPTPLDVEAIEGHDVKDPEVVVKRKPSDDEPLAALAFKIMSDPHLGKLTFVRVYSGRLESGTAVLNPVKGKKERIGKIYRMHANKREEIESVGAGDIVAVMGLKQTTTGETLCDDKQQVILESMDFPAPVIQVAIEPKSKGDQEKLGVAIQRLSEEDPSFQVHSDEETGQTIIGGMGELHLEVLVDRMKREFRVEANVGKPQVAYRETIRKAVERVDFTHKKQTGGTGQFAKVQIAIEPIEGGDASYEFVNKVTGGRIPKEYIPSVDAGAQEAMQFGILAGYEMTGVRVTLLDGAYHEVDSSELAFKIAGSQAFKEAARKASPVLLEPMMAVEVTTPEDYMGDVIGDINSRRGQIQAMEERSGARVVKGLVPLSEMFGYVGDLRSKTSGRASYSMQFDSYAEVPRNVAEEIIAKAKGE, via the coding sequence ATGGCTACCACTTCACTTGACCTGGCCAAGGTGCGCAACATCGGCATCATGGCTCACATCGACGCGGGCAAGACGACGACGACCGAGCGGATCCTGTTCTACACCGGCGTCTCGTACAAGATCGGTGAGGTCCACGACGGCGCTGCCACGATGGACTGGATGGAGCAGGAGCAGGAGCGTGGCATCACGATCACCTCTGCTGCCACCACCTGTCACTGGCCGCTCGAGAACGACGACTACACGATCAACATCATCGACACCCCCGGGCACGTCGACTTCACCGTTGAGGTGGAGCGCTCCCTGCGTGTGCTCGATGGTGCTGTGACGGTGTTCGACGGTGTCGCCGGCGTTGAGCCGCAGTCCGAGACGGTGTGGCGTCAGGCCGACCGTTACGGCGTGCCGCGCATCTGCTTCGTGAACAAGCTGGACCGTACCGGTGCCGAGTTCCACCGCTGCGTCGACATGATCGTCGACCGCCTCGGTGCGACCCCGCTGGTCATGCAGCTCCCGATCGGTGCCGAGGCCGACTTCCAGGGTGTCGTCGACCTCGTCACGATGAAGGCGTTCGTCTGGTCGGCCGAGGCCGCCAAGGGCGAGGCGTACGACATCGTCGACATCCCGGCCACGCACACCGAGGCTGCCGAGGAGTACCGCGGCAAGCTGCTCGAGGCCGTCGCCGAGAACGACGAAGAGATGATGGAGCTGTACCTGGAGGGCAACGAGCCCACCGTGGAGCAGCTGTACGCGGCGATCCGTCGCATCACCATCGCCTCCGGCAAGGGCGGCGACACCACCGTCACCCCCGTGTTCTGTGGCACCGCGTTCAAGAACAAGGGCGTTCAGCCCCTGCTCGACGCCGTCGTGCGCTACCTGCCGACCCCGCTCGACGTCGAGGCCATCGAGGGCCACGACGTCAAGGACCCCGAGGTCGTCGTCAAGCGCAAGCCGTCGGACGACGAGCCGCTGGCTGCCCTCGCGTTCAAGATCATGAGCGACCCGCACCTGGGCAAGCTCACCTTCGTCCGGGTTTACTCGGGCCGCCTGGAGTCCGGCACCGCGGTGCTGAACCCCGTCAAGGGCAAGAAGGAGCGCATCGGCAAGATCTACCGCATGCACGCGAACAAGCGTGAGGAGATCGAGTCGGTGGGCGCCGGCGACATCGTCGCCGTCATGGGTCTGAAGCAGACCACCACGGGCGAGACGCTCTGTGACGACAAGCAGCAGGTGATCCTGGAGTCCATGGACTTCCCGGCGCCTGTCATCCAGGTCGCCATCGAGCCGAAGTCCAAGGGTGACCAGGAGAAGCTGGGTGTCGCCATCCAGCGCCTCTCGGAGGAGGACCCCTCCTTCCAGGTGCACTCGGACGAGGAGACCGGCCAGACCATCATCGGTGGTATGGGCGAGCTTCACCTCGAGGTGCTCGTCGACCGCATGAAGCGCGAGTTCCGCGTCGAGGCGAACGTCGGCAAGCCCCAGGTCGCGTACCGCGAGACGATCCGCAAGGCCGTCGAGCGCGTGGACTTCACCCACAAGAAGCAGACCGGTGGTACCGGTCAGTTCGCCAAGGTGCAGATCGCGATCGAGCCGATCGAGGGCGGCGACGCCTCGTACGAGTTCGTGAACAAGGTCACCGGTGGCCGCATCCCGAAGGAGTACATCCCTTCGGTCGACGCCGGTGCGCAGGAGGCCATGCAGTTCGGCATCCTCGCCGGTTACGAGATGACCGGTGTGCGTGTCACGCTGCTCGACGGTGCGTACCACGAGGTCGACTCCTCCGAGCTGGCCTTCAAGATCGCCGGTTCGCAGGCCTTCAAGGAGGCCGCGCGCAAGGCGTCCCCCGTGCTCCTCGAGCCGATGATGGCCGTCGAGGTCACCACGCCCGAGGACTACATGGGCGATGTCATCGGTGACATCAACTCCCGCCGTGGCCAGATCCAGGCCATGGAGGAGCGCAGCGGCGCTCGCGTCGTGAAGGGCCTCGTGCCCCTCTCGGAGATGTTCGGCTACGTCGGAGACCTCCGCAGCAAGACGTCGGGTCGCGCGAGCTACTCGATGCAGTTCGACTCCTACGCCGAGGTTCCGCGGAACGTCGCCGAGGAGATCATCGCGAAGGCCAAGGGCGAGTAA
- the tuf gene encoding elongation factor Tu produces MAKAKFERTKPHVNIGTIGHIDHGKTTLTAAITKVLHDAYPDLNEASAFDQIDKAPEERQRGITISIAHVEYQTEARHYAHVDCPGHADYIKNMITGAAQMDGAILVVAATDGPMPQTKEHVLLARQVGVPYIVVALNKADMVDDEEILELVELEVRELLSEYEFPGDDVPVVKVSALKALEGDKEWGNSVLELMKAVDESIPEPERDVDKPFLMPIEDVFTITGRGTVVTGRIERGVLKVNETVDIIGIKTEKTTTTVTGIEMFRKLLDEGQAGENVGLLLRGIKREDVERGQVIIKPGSVTPHTEFEAQAYILSKDEGGRHTPFFNNYRPQFYFRTTDVTGVVTLPEGTEMVMPGDNTEMKVELIQPVAMEEGLKFAIREGGRTVGAGQVTKINK; encoded by the coding sequence GTGGCGAAGGCGAAGTTCGAGCGGACTAAGCCGCACGTCAACATCGGCACCATCGGTCACATTGACCACGGTAAGACGACCCTCACGGCCGCCATTACCAAGGTGCTGCACGACGCGTACCCCGACCTGAACGAGGCCTCGGCCTTCGACCAGATCGACAAGGCTCCTGAGGAGCGCCAGCGCGGTATCACGATCTCCATCGCGCACGTCGAGTACCAGACCGAGGCGCGTCACTACGCCCACGTCGACTGCCCCGGTCACGCGGACTACATCAAGAACATGATCACGGGTGCCGCGCAGATGGACGGCGCCATCCTCGTGGTCGCCGCCACCGACGGCCCGATGCCGCAGACCAAGGAGCACGTGCTCCTGGCCCGCCAGGTCGGCGTTCCCTACATCGTTGTCGCCCTGAACAAGGCCGACATGGTGGACGACGAGGAGATCCTGGAGCTCGTCGAGCTCGAGGTCCGTGAGCTCCTCTCCGAGTACGAGTTCCCGGGCGACGACGTTCCGGTCGTCAAGGTCTCGGCTCTCAAGGCGCTCGAGGGCGACAAGGAGTGGGGCAACTCGGTCCTGGAGCTCATGAAGGCCGTCGACGAGTCGATCCCGGAGCCGGAGCGCGACGTCGACAAGCCGTTCCTCATGCCGATCGAGGACGTCTTCACGATCACCGGTCGCGGTACGGTCGTCACCGGCCGTATCGAGCGTGGTGTCCTGAAGGTCAACGAGACCGTCGACATCATCGGCATCAAGACCGAGAAGACCACCACCACGGTCACCGGCATCGAGATGTTCCGCAAGCTGCTCGACGAGGGCCAGGCCGGTGAGAACGTCGGTCTGCTCCTCCGTGGCATCAAGCGCGAGGACGTCGAGCGCGGCCAGGTCATCATCAAGCCGGGCTCGGTCACCCCGCACACCGAGTTCGAGGCGCAGGCGTACATCCTGTCGAAGGACGAGGGTGGCCGTCACACCCCGTTCTTCAACAACTACCGCCCGCAGTTCTACTTCCGTACGACGGACGTGACCGGCGTCGTGACCCTCCCCGAGGGCACCGAGATGGTCATGCCGGGTGACAACACCGAGATGAAGGTGGAGCTCATCCAGCCCGTCGCCATGGAGGAGGGCCTCAAGTTCGCCATCCGTGAGGGCGGCCGGACCGTCGGCGCCGGCCAGGTCACCAAGATCAACAAGTAA
- a CDS encoding PIG-L family deacetylase, with protein MSRRTVVLGGAAALAAAGSLTACSRTPSAPPPHLTAPSPASGLPAAQAERALLLQVLAHPDDDLYFMNPDAQHAFGTGTPLVCVYVTAGEADGRNKTADDRQPAPNKAAYSAARHQGLRQSYATQLGLPVFTRWDITALRLPSGFQVEVNSLEHRGRRVELVHLDLAMHTPEGHMGAPALWREPGLSLRTLVPDGSPLRTVQTYDYESLTGVLVDLFERYRPTLVHTLDPDPDIQASDRATQIRDSEQPGYSDHADHTAVACFTWAALIRWAQGAKSGPPAVAVTAFRGYYNHHWPKNLPSQVLGSKAAHLVPYGAAPDWSCGNPSGCGDYNVGGDRPLTNRKGWVRATHHRYPGPRLTLFPDGDGSLTAYGVLGLRAVRYEEKDGEFTTPVDLGGGPLAPVLGGAALPDGRHLLLGLRLAAIEGRGATDAREIVALEQRGPGRYGSWTSLGNPEGADADRGRRIGVPVAVTAPDGRVHLFVRNAAQGVSTRVRDTGGAWSPWRDLGGGQVQDGLTAVVADDGQVHVYAAGRDTVHHWTPDGPAPLAGLPVPADPIAVADGRLYYRPPASARLLSPGGPAVDFPGYGPVAAAGGHLLGLGTDGRVQLLEDGRVIRPATDPVTLDGPSLVADRHGPTAAGLSPDARPWLWRPTQAKA; from the coding sequence ATGTCGAGACGTACCGTCGTCCTCGGCGGTGCGGCCGCCCTCGCCGCCGCCGGTTCGCTCACCGCCTGTTCGCGCACGCCCTCCGCTCCCCCGCCGCACCTCACCGCCCCCTCCCCCGCCTCCGGCCTGCCCGCCGCCCAGGCGGAGCGCGCCCTGCTGCTCCAGGTCCTCGCCCACCCCGACGACGACCTGTACTTCATGAACCCGGACGCCCAGCACGCGTTCGGCACCGGAACCCCGCTGGTCTGCGTGTACGTCACCGCGGGCGAGGCCGACGGGCGCAACAAGACGGCCGACGACCGGCAGCCCGCCCCGAACAAGGCCGCCTACTCCGCCGCCCGCCACCAGGGCCTGCGCCAGTCCTACGCGACCCAGCTCGGGCTCCCCGTCTTCACCCGCTGGGACATCACCGCCCTGCGCCTGCCGAGCGGGTTCCAGGTGGAGGTGAACTCCCTCGAACACCGGGGCCGCCGCGTCGAGTTGGTCCATCTGGACCTCGCGATGCACACCCCGGAGGGCCACATGGGCGCACCCGCGCTGTGGCGCGAACCCGGCCTGTCGCTGCGCACGCTCGTGCCGGACGGCTCACCGCTGCGCACGGTCCAGACGTACGACTACGAATCGCTGACCGGCGTTCTCGTCGACCTGTTCGAGCGGTACCGGCCCACCCTGGTGCACACCCTCGACCCGGACCCGGACATCCAGGCGAGCGACCGGGCCACGCAGATCCGCGACAGCGAGCAGCCCGGCTACTCCGACCACGCCGACCACACCGCCGTCGCCTGCTTCACCTGGGCCGCGCTGATCCGCTGGGCGCAGGGCGCGAAGTCCGGCCCGCCGGCCGTCGCCGTCACCGCCTTCCGCGGCTACTACAACCACCACTGGCCCAAGAACCTCCCGTCGCAGGTGCTCGGCTCCAAGGCCGCCCATCTCGTCCCCTACGGCGCGGCCCCCGACTGGAGCTGCGGCAACCCGTCGGGCTGCGGCGACTACAACGTGGGCGGCGACCGCCCGCTGACCAACCGCAAGGGCTGGGTCCGCGCCACCCACCACCGCTATCCCGGGCCGCGCCTGACCCTCTTCCCCGACGGCGACGGATCCCTCACCGCGTACGGCGTCCTCGGGCTGCGGGCCGTGCGGTACGAGGAGAAGGACGGGGAGTTCACCACCCCCGTCGACCTCGGCGGCGGCCCCCTCGCCCCGGTCCTCGGCGGCGCCGCGCTCCCCGACGGCCGCCATCTGCTCCTGGGGCTGCGGCTCGCGGCGATCGAGGGCCGGGGCGCGACGGACGCCCGCGAGATCGTGGCCCTGGAACAGCGCGGGCCGGGCCGGTACGGCTCCTGGACCAGCCTCGGCAACCCCGAGGGCGCCGACGCCGACCGGGGCCGCCGCATCGGCGTCCCGGTGGCCGTCACCGCCCCCGACGGCCGCGTCCATCTCTTCGTCCGCAATGCCGCGCAGGGCGTGAGCACCCGCGTACGGGACACGGGCGGCGCCTGGTCGCCGTGGCGGGACCTCGGCGGCGGCCAGGTCCAGGACGGCCTCACCGCGGTCGTGGCCGACGACGGGCAGGTGCACGTGTACGCCGCCGGCCGGGACACGGTCCACCACTGGACGCCGGACGGTCCCGCCCCACTCGCCGGTCTGCCCGTGCCCGCCGACCCGATCGCCGTGGCCGACGGCCGCCTCTACTACCGGCCGCCCGCCTCCGCGCGGCTGCTGAGCCCGGGCGGCCCGGCCGTGGACTTCCCCGGCTACGGCCCGGTGGCGGCCGCGGGCGGTCACCTGCTCGGGCTCGGCACCGACGGCCGCGTCCAGCTCCTGGAGGACGGCCGCGTCATCCGCCCGGCCACCGACCCCGTCACCCTCGACGGGCCGTCCCTGGTGGCGGACCGGCACGGGCCGACGGCCGCGGGCCTCTCGCCGGACGCCCGGCCGTGGTTGTGGCGGCCGACGCAGGCGAAGGCCTGA
- a CDS encoding caspase family protein — protein sequence MARHRALLIGASDYEMPGVSPLPFVPADLARLGSVLGDRGFDVLVVAAREGGKQVSRNFVDGQVTGFLRRAGRDDTLLVLLSGHGVHAGGRDFLVPEDIQEDTHPFESGCVAIDWRAHLDETPAARVVFLIDACREGIEQSSMGMAGVRQWGRQKTSAALRRKVAFVYACSPGQYALFVRPRDTSAEPVPGVGPGETFSIFSRSVSDVVAAHRGTGDLDLREFQQSVQDRVTELHRAYRKAGQPQTLRVVTDIPAGDLRFLPPSPAAERPRPDRSTPPAAAPPRSTAPSATRTAMTAFPEPVRHRFRRIVWRRRALVTLLALGVLGAVVWAIVTAVADGRDGGDPTAHGPGSTLSAAPDASASTSAATPSKGSPSPTKSSASPSESPAQPRTTVSGGSTLPGCTPGTTALSVRSVHNSYGPGEQPRMEITAKNRSTADCKIDLGPRKAVLALSKAGEDQPLWSSDDCPEEGRQLLRAPAGDTVTRVVTWDRKPSAADCASSSAGSAPSGTYLAELSATGFPKVQTSFVLRAA from the coding sequence ATGGCACGGCACAGAGCCCTGCTCATCGGGGCGAGCGACTACGAGATGCCCGGTGTCTCCCCGCTCCCCTTCGTCCCCGCGGACCTGGCCCGCCTCGGCTCGGTCCTCGGGGACCGGGGGTTCGACGTGCTGGTCGTGGCCGCGCGCGAGGGCGGCAAGCAGGTCTCCCGGAACTTCGTGGACGGCCAGGTGACCGGCTTCCTGCGACGGGCCGGGCGGGACGACACCCTGCTCGTGCTGCTGAGCGGCCACGGGGTGCACGCCGGGGGCCGCGACTTCCTCGTACCGGAGGACATCCAGGAGGACACCCACCCGTTCGAGTCCGGGTGCGTGGCCATCGATTGGCGTGCGCACCTGGACGAGACCCCCGCGGCCCGTGTCGTCTTCCTCATCGACGCCTGCCGTGAGGGGATCGAGCAGAGCTCCATGGGCATGGCCGGTGTCCGGCAGTGGGGGCGGCAGAAGACCAGTGCCGCGCTGCGCCGCAAGGTCGCCTTCGTGTACGCCTGTTCGCCGGGCCAGTACGCCCTGTTCGTCCGCCCCAGGGACACGTCCGCCGAGCCGGTGCCCGGGGTGGGTCCGGGCGAGACCTTCAGCATCTTCTCCCGGTCGGTGTCGGACGTCGTGGCCGCCCACCGCGGCACCGGAGACCTCGACCTGAGGGAGTTCCAGCAGTCCGTCCAGGACCGGGTCACGGAACTGCACCGGGCCTACCGCAAGGCCGGGCAGCCCCAGACGCTGCGGGTCGTCACCGACATCCCGGCCGGGGACCTCCGCTTCCTGCCGCCGTCCCCGGCGGCGGAACGGCCACGCCCGGACCGCTCCACGCCCCCGGCCGCCGCACCTCCCCGCAGCACCGCGCCGTCGGCCACGCGCACCGCGATGACCGCTTTCCCGGAACCGGTCCGGCACCGCTTCCGCCGCATCGTGTGGCGCCGCCGGGCGCTCGTCACGCTGCTCGCCCTCGGGGTCCTCGGCGCCGTGGTCTGGGCGATCGTCACCGCGGTCGCCGACGGGCGCGACGGCGGCGACCCGACCGCGCACGGGCCCGGATCGACGCTCTCCGCCGCGCCGGACGCCTCCGCATCGACGAGCGCGGCCACACCGTCGAAGGGTTCGCCCTCGCCGACGAAGAGCTCGGCCTCGCCCTCGGAGAGTCCGGCGCAGCCCAGGACCACCGTCTCCGGCGGGAGCACCCTGCCCGGCTGCACCCCGGGCACCACGGCACTCTCCGTGCGCAGCGTCCACAACTCCTACGGCCCCGGCGAACAGCCCCGTATGGAGATCACCGCGAAGAACCGCTCCACGGCGGACTGCAAGATCGACCTGGGCCCTCGCAAGGCCGTACTGGCGCTCAGCAAGGCCGGCGAGGACCAGCCCCTGTGGTCCTCGGACGACTGCCCCGAGGAGGGCCGCCAGCTCCTTCGCGCGCCCGCCGGGGACACCGTCACCCGCGTCGTGACGTGGGACCGGAAGCCGAGCGCCGCCGACTGCGCCTCGTCCTCCGCCGGCAGCGCGCCCTCGGGCACGTACCTGGCGGAGCTGAGCGCGACCGGCTTCCCGAAGGTCCAGACGTCGTTCGTCCTCCGTGCCGCCTGA
- a CDS encoding MFS transporter produces the protein MSDSISAPAAGAAPVSPGAPAADAPDPRRWWGLVVIALAQLMVVLDATIVNIALPSAQTALGMSDANRQWVITAYTLAFGGLLLLGGRVADLVGRKRTFIIGLIGFALASALGGAAQSPGMLFGARALQGVFGAILAPSALSLMTTTFTDPRERGKAFGIYGALAGAGGAVGLLLGGILTSYLNWRWCLYVNIPIAIVAVVGAVILLHDRAGHKDIKLDVPGVILGCGGLVAIVYGFSEAEPRGWGDSMVVSLLIGGAVLLVAFVFWQSRAKSPLLPLRILKDRNRAGCFLTMGLATIGMFGLFLFMTYYLQGILGYSPVRTGLAFLPMSVAIIIGSTQISARLLPKVPARALMVPGMVLAAGGLLILTQLDVDSSYVSHVLPAELILGLGMGLTFMPVFSTATSGVRPQDAGVTSAMVNTSQQVGGSLGTALLNTIATSATGSYIASHLTDPSKKDQVVAAGIVHGYTHAIWYAVGAMLLAGVCAFFLVDAKPQAARH, from the coding sequence ATGAGCGACTCCATATCCGCGCCCGCCGCCGGAGCGGCACCGGTCTCCCCGGGCGCCCCGGCGGCCGATGCGCCCGACCCCCGCCGCTGGTGGGGCCTGGTCGTCATCGCCCTGGCCCAGCTGATGGTGGTCCTCGACGCGACCATCGTGAACATCGCGCTGCCGTCCGCCCAGACGGCCCTCGGCATGTCCGACGCCAACCGGCAGTGGGTCATCACGGCCTACACCCTGGCCTTCGGCGGTCTGCTGCTGCTCGGCGGCCGCGTCGCCGACCTCGTCGGCCGCAAGCGCACCTTCATCATCGGTCTGATCGGCTTCGCGCTCGCCTCCGCGCTCGGCGGCGCCGCGCAGAGCCCCGGCATGCTGTTCGGCGCCCGCGCCCTCCAGGGCGTCTTCGGCGCGATCCTCGCGCCGTCGGCGCTGTCGCTGATGACCACGACGTTCACCGACCCGCGCGAGCGCGGCAAGGCGTTCGGCATCTACGGCGCGCTCGCGGGCGCGGGCGGCGCCGTCGGCCTGCTGCTCGGCGGCATCCTCACCTCGTACCTGAACTGGCGCTGGTGCCTGTACGTGAACATCCCGATCGCGATCGTCGCCGTCGTCGGCGCCGTGATCCTGCTGCACGACCGCGCGGGCCACAAGGACATCAAGCTCGACGTGCCCGGCGTGATCCTGGGCTGCGGCGGCCTCGTCGCGATCGTCTACGGCTTCTCGGAGGCCGAGCCGCGCGGCTGGGGCGACTCGATGGTGGTCTCGCTGCTGATCGGCGGCGCGGTGCTGCTCGTCGCGTTCGTCTTCTGGCAGAGCCGCGCCAAGTCGCCGCTGCTGCCCCTGCGCATCCTCAAGGACCGCAACCGGGCCGGCTGCTTCCTGACCATGGGGCTGGCCACGATCGGCATGTTCGGTCTGTTCCTGTTCATGACGTACTACCTCCAGGGCATCCTCGGCTACTCGCCGGTCCGCACCGGCCTGGCCTTCCTGCCGATGTCGGTGGCGATCATCATCGGCTCGACGCAGATCTCGGCCCGCCTGCTGCCCAAGGTCCCGGCCCGCGCCCTGATGGTCCCGGGCATGGTCCTGGCCGCCGGCGGCCTGCTGATCCTGACCCAGCTCGACGTCGACTCCTCGTACGTCAGCCATGTGCTGCCCGCCGAGCTGATCCTCGGCCTCGGCATGGGCCTGACGTTCATGCCGGTCTTCTCCACGGCGACGAGCGGCGTGCGCCCGCAGGACGCCGGTGTCACCTCCGCGATGGTCAACACCTCGCAGCAGGTGGGCGGTTCGCTCGGCACGGCCCTGCTGAACACCATCGCGACGTCGGCCACGGGCTCGTACATCGCGAGCCACCTGACCGACCCCTCGAAGAAGGACCAGGTCGTCGCCGCGGGCATCGTCCACGGCTACACCCACGCGATCTGGTACGCGGTCGGCGCGATGCTCCTCGCCGGAGTCTGCGCGTTCTTCCTGGTCGACGCGAAGCCCCAGGCGGCGCGTCACTGA
- a CDS encoding MarR family transcriptional regulator: MTVDPSSAGPLTHRLGYLVKLAFHQLSGMLAEALEPYGVNPREVGVLSVIATHGEERSQHELAQLIGVDRTTMVAVIDALEGKGLVERRRSAVDRRRNVVALTPAGVTCQREADRARVETERAYLAPLDEETARVLTEALRTLYVAHAGS, from the coding sequence ATGACGGTCGACCCCTCCTCCGCGGGACCTCTGACCCACCGCCTCGGGTATCTCGTCAAGCTCGCTTTTCACCAATTGTCCGGGATGCTCGCCGAGGCGCTCGAGCCGTACGGCGTGAATCCGCGCGAGGTGGGCGTGCTGTCGGTCATCGCGACGCACGGCGAGGAGCGCTCGCAGCACGAGCTGGCGCAGCTCATCGGGGTGGACCGCACGACGATGGTCGCGGTCATCGACGCCCTGGAGGGCAAGGGGCTGGTCGAGCGCCGCCGCAGCGCGGTGGACCGCCGGCGCAACGTGGTGGCGCTGACCCCGGCCGGCGTCACCTGTCAGCGCGAGGCGGACCGGGCCCGCGTCGAGACGGAGCGGGCGTATCTGGCGCCGCTGGACGAGGAGACGGCGCGGGTGCTGACCGAGGCGCTGCGCACGCTGTACGTGGCGCACGCGGGGAGTTAG
- the rpsJ gene encoding 30S ribosomal protein S10: protein MAGQKIRIRLKAYDHEVIDSSAKKIVETVTRTGASVAGPVPLPTEKNVYCVIKSPHKYKDSREHFEMRTHKRLIDILDPTPKTVDSLMRLDLPAGVDIEIKL from the coding sequence ATGGCGGGACAGAAGATCCGCATCCGGCTCAAGGCCTACGACCACGAGGTCATCGACTCCTCGGCGAAGAAGATCGTCGAGACGGTGACCCGCACTGGTGCGTCGGTCGCGGGCCCGGTGCCGCTGCCTACCGAGAAGAACGTGTACTGCGTCATCAAGTCGCCGCACAAGTACAAGGACTCGCGCGAGCACTTCGAGATGCGCACGCACAAGCGCCTGATCGACATTCTCGACCCGACCCCCAAGACCGTTGACTCTCTGATGCGACTCGACCTCCCGGCCGGTGTCGACATCGAGATCAAGCTCTAA
- the rplC gene encoding 50S ribosomal protein L3, with the protein MAKQIKGILGEKLGMTQVWDENNRVVPVTVVKAGPNVVTQVRTNDVDGYESVQIAFGEIDPRKVNKPLKGHFAKADVTPRRHLVEIRTSDASEYTLGQEITAETFESGIKVDVTGKSKGKGFAGVMKRHNFAGGKASHGAHRVHRKPGSIGGCATPGRVFKGLRMAGRMGNERVTTQNLTVHAVDAEKGLLLIKGAVPGPNGGLVLVRTAAKGA; encoded by the coding sequence ATGGCTAAGCAGATCAAGGGCATCCTGGGCGAGAAGCTCGGCATGACGCAGGTGTGGGACGAGAACAACCGTGTTGTTCCGGTCACCGTCGTCAAGGCCGGCCCCAACGTCGTGACCCAGGTCCGCACGAACGACGTCGACGGCTACGAGTCCGTCCAGATCGCGTTCGGCGAGATCGACCCGCGCAAGGTGAACAAGCCCCTCAAGGGCCACTTCGCCAAGGCCGACGTCACCCCCCGTCGTCACCTCGTCGAGATCCGTACCTCGGACGCTTCCGAGTACACCCTCGGCCAGGAGATCACCGCTGAGACCTTCGAGTCCGGCATCAAGGTGGACGTGACCGGCAAGAGCAAGGGCAAGGGCTTCGCCGGTGTCATGAAGCGTCACAACTTCGCCGGTGGCAAGGCATCGCACGGTGCCCACCGCGTGCACCGCAAGCCGGGCTCGATCGGTGGCTGCGCCACCCCCGGCCGTGTGTTCAAGGGCCTCCGCATGGCGGGCCGTATGGGCAACGAGCGGGTCACCACCCAGAACCTGACCGTCCACGCCGTTGACGCGGAGAAGGGTCTGCTGCTCATCAAGGGCGCGGTTCCCGGTCCGAACGGCGGCCTCGTCCTGGTCCGCACCGCGGCCAAGGGGGCCTGA
- the rplD gene encoding 50S ribosomal protein L4, with amino-acid sequence MSTVDILSPAGDKTGTVELPAEIFAVEKISVPLLHQVVVAQLAAARQGTHKTKTRGEVRGGGKKPYRQKGTGRARQGSTRAPQFAGGGVVHGPVPRDYSQRTPKKMKAAALRHALTDRARNARIHVVSGVVEGEVSTKAAKTLFGKISERKNLLLVADRADEAAWLSARNLPQVHILEPGQLNTYDVLVSDDVVFTQAAFESFVSGPKAADTEGSEA; translated from the coding sequence ATGAGCACTGTTGACATCCTTTCGCCGGCAGGCGACAAGACCGGGACGGTCGAGCTCCCCGCGGAGATCTTCGCCGTCGAGAAGATCAGCGTTCCGCTGCTTCACCAGGTCGTCGTCGCGCAGCTGGCCGCTGCCCGCCAGGGCACGCACAAGACCAAGACCCGTGGCGAAGTCCGTGGTGGTGGCAAGAAGCCTTACCGCCAGAAGGGCACCGGCCGCGCCCGTCAGGGCTCGACCCGCGCGCCGCAGTTCGCCGGTGGTGGCGTCGTGCACGGTCCCGTGCCGCGTGACTACTCGCAGCGGACCCCGAAGAAGATGAAGGCTGCCGCGCTGCGTCACGCCCTCACCGACCGGGCCCGCAACGCTCGCATCCACGTCGTCTCCGGCGTGGTCGAGGGCGAGGTCTCCACCAAGGCCGCCAAGACGCTGTTCGGCAAGATCTCGGAGCGCAAGAACCTGCTCCTGGTCGCCGACCGCGCCGACGAGGCCGCGTGGCTCTCCGCCCGCAACCTGCCCCAGGTCCACATCCTGGAGCCGGGCCAGCTGAACACGTACGACGTTCTCGTCTCGGACGACGTGGTCTTCACCCAGGCCGCTTTCGAGTCCTTCGTGTCTGGCCCCAAGGCCGCTGACACCGAAGGGAGCGAGGCCTGA